Proteins from one Streptococcus mitis B6 genomic window:
- the dnaN gene encoding DNA polymerase III subunit beta, whose product MIHFSINKNLFLQALNTTKRAISSKNAIPILSTIKIDVTNEGVTLIGSNGQISIENFISQKNEDAGLLITSLGSILLEASFFINVVSSLPDVTLDFKEIEQNQIVLTSGKSEITLKGKDSEQYPRIQEISVSTPLVLETKLLKKIINETAFAASIQESRPILTGVHFVLSQHKELKTVATDSHRLSQKKLTLEKNSDDFDVVIPSRSLREFSAVFTDDIETVEIFFANNQILFRSENISFYTRLLEGNYPDTDRLIPTDFNTTITFDVINLRQSMERARLLSSATQNGTVKLEIKGGIVSAHVHSPEVGKVNEEIDTDQVIGEDLTISFNPTYLIDSLKALNSEKVTISFISAVRPFTLVPADTDEDFMQLITPVRTN is encoded by the coding sequence ATGATTCATTTTTCAATTAATAAAAATTTATTTCTACAAGCATTGAATACAACTAAGAGAGCTATTAGTTCTAAAAATGCCATTCCTATTTTATCAACCATCAAAATTGACGTGACCAACGAAGGTGTTACTTTAATTGGTTCAAATGGTCAGATTTCAATTGAAAATTTTATTTCTCAAAAAAATGAAGATGCTGGTTTGTTAATTACTTCTTTAGGTTCGATTCTTCTTGAAGCTTCTTTCTTTATCAATGTAGTATCTAGTCTACCTGATGTGACTCTTGATTTTAAAGAAATTGAACAAAATCAAATTGTTTTAACCAGCGGCAAATCAGAAATTACCCTAAAAGGAAAAGATAGCGAACAATATCCACGAATCCAAGAAATTTCAGTTAGTACTCCTTTGGTTCTTGAAACAAAATTACTCAAGAAAATTATCAATGAAACAGCATTTGCTGCAAGTATACAAGAAAGTCGTCCAATTTTAACAGGTGTTCATTTTGTATTGAGCCAACACAAGGAGCTAAAAACAGTTGCAACAGACTCTCATCGTCTAAGCCAGAAAAAATTGACTCTTGAAAAAAATAGTGATGATTTTGATGTCGTGATTCCTAGCCGTTCTCTACGCGAATTTTCAGCAGTATTTACAGATGATATTGAAACTGTAGAGATTTTCTTTGCCAACAATCAAATCCTCTTTAGAAGCGAAAATATTAGCTTCTATACACGTTTGTTAGAAGGAAACTACCCTGATACAGATCGTTTGATTCCAACAGACTTTAATACTACTATTACTTTTGATGTGATAAACCTACGCCAGTCAATGGAGCGTGCTCGTCTTTTATCAAGTGCGACTCAAAATGGTACTGTGAAGCTTGAAATTAAAGGTGGTATTGTTAGCGCTCATGTTCATTCTCCAGAAGTTGGTAAAGTAAACGAAGAAATCGATACTGATCAGGTGATTGGTGAAGATTTGACTATTAGTTTCAACCCAACTTACTTGATTGATTCTCTTAAAGCTTTAAATAGCGAAAAAGTGACCATTAGTTTTATTTCAGCTGTTCGTCCATTTACTCTTGTGCCAGCAGACACTGATGAGGACTTCATGCAGCTCATTACACCAGTTCGTACAAATTAA
- a CDS encoding DUF951 domain-containing protein has translation MYQVGNFVEMKKPHACTIKSTGKKANRWEITRVGADIKIKCSNCDHVVMMGRYDFDRKMNKIID, from the coding sequence ATGTATCAAGTTGGAAATTTTGTTGAAATGAAAAAACCACATGCTTGCACAATCAAGTCAACAGGAAAAAAAGCTAATCGTTGGGAAATTACACGTGTAGGAGCAGATATCAAAATCAAATGTAGCAATTGTGACCATGTTGTCATGATGGGGCGCTATGATTTTGATCGAAAAATGAATAAAATTATTGACTGA
- the ychF gene encoding redox-regulated ATPase YchF, whose amino-acid sequence MALTAGIVGLPNVGKSTLFNAITKAGAEAANYPFATIDPNVGMVEVPDERLQKLTEMITPKKTVPTTFEFTDIAGIVKGASKGEGLGNKFLANIREVDAIVHVVRAFDDENVMREQGREDAFVDPLADIDTINLELILADLESVNKRYARVEKMARTQKDKESVAEFNVLQKIKPVLEDGKSARTIEFTDEEQKVVKGLFLLTTKPVLYVANVDEDVVSEPDSIDYVKQIREFAATENAEVVVISARAEEEISELDDEDKQEFLEALGLTESGVDKLTRAAYHLLGLGTYFTAGEKEVRAWTFKRGMKAPQAAGIIHSDFEKGFIRAVTMSYDDLVKYGSEKAVKEAGRLREEGKEYIVQDGDIMEFRFNV is encoded by the coding sequence ATGGCTTTAACAGCAGGTATCGTTGGTTTGCCAAACGTTGGTAAATCAACACTATTTAATGCAATTACAAAAGCAGGAGCAGAGGCAGCAAACTACCCATTTGCGACGATTGATCCAAACGTTGGAATGGTAGAAGTTCCAGATGAACGCCTACAAAAACTAACTGAAATGATTACTCCTAAAAAGACAGTTCCAACAACATTTGAATTTACAGATATCGCAGGAATTGTAAAAGGAGCTTCAAAAGGAGAAGGGTTAGGTAATAAATTCTTGGCCAATATCCGTGAAGTAGATGCGATTGTTCACGTAGTTCGTGCTTTTGATGATGAAAATGTGATGCGCGAGCAAGGACGTGAAGATGCCTTTGTGGATCCACTTGCAGATATTGACACCATTAACCTGGAATTGATTCTTGCTGACTTAGAATCGGTTAATAAACGTTATGCGCGTGTAGAAAAGATGGCACGTACGCAAAAAGATAAAGAATCAGTAGCCGAGTTTAATGTTCTTCAAAAGATTAAACCAGTCCTTGAAGATGGGAAATCAGCTCGTACAATCGAGTTTACAGATGAAGAACAAAAAGTTGTCAAAGGTCTCTTCCTTTTGACGACTAAACCAGTGCTCTATGTTGCTAATGTGGACGAGGATGTGGTTTCAGAACCTGACTCTATCGACTATGTTAAACAAATTCGTGAATTTGCAGCGACAGAAAATGCTGAAGTAGTTGTTATTTCTGCGCGTGCTGAGGAAGAAATTTCTGAGTTAGACGATGAAGACAAGCAAGAGTTTCTTGAAGCACTTGGTTTGACAGAATCAGGCGTTGACAAGTTGACTCGTGCAGCTTACCACTTACTTGGACTGGGAACTTACTTCACAGCTGGTGAAAAAGAAGTTCGCGCTTGGACCTTCAAACGTGGTATGAAGGCTCCTCAAGCAGCTGGTATTATCCACTCAGACTTTGAAAAAGGCTTTATTCGTGCAGTAACCATGTCATACGATGATTTGGTGAAATATGGATCTGAAAAGGCCGTAAAAGAAGCTGGACGTTTGCGTGAAGAAGGTAAAGAATATATCGTCCAAGACGGAGATATCATGGAATTCCGCTTTAATGTCTAA
- the pth gene encoding aminoacyl-tRNA hydrolase, translated as MTKLLVGLGNPGDKYFETKHNVGFMLIDQLAKKQNVTFTHDKIFQTDLASFFLNGEKIYLVKPTTFMNESGKAVHALLTYYGLDIEDLLVIYDDLDMEVGKIRLRVKGSAGGHNGIKSIIQHIGTQTFNRVKIGIGRPKNGMSVVHHVLSTFDKDDYIGILQSIDKVDDSVNYYLQEKNFEKTMQRYNG; from the coding sequence ATGACCAAATTACTTGTAGGATTAGGAAATCCAGGGGATAAATATTTTGAAACAAAACACAATGTTGGATTTATGTTGATTGACCAACTAGCGAAGAAACAGAATGTCACTTTTACACATGATAAGATATTTCAAACTGACCTAGCATCCTTTTTCCTAAATGGAGAAAAAATTTATCTTGTCAAACCAACGACATTTATGAATGAAAGTGGAAAAGCAGTTCATGCTTTATTGACTTACTATGGTTTGGATATTGAAGATTTACTCGTCATTTACGACGATCTTGACATGGAAGTTGGAAAGATTCGTTTAAGAGTAAAAGGATCAGCAGGTGGTCATAATGGTATCAAGTCTATTATTCAACATATAGGGACTCAGACCTTTAATCGTGTTAAGATTGGAATCGGAAGACCTAAAAATGGCATGTCGGTTGTTCATCATGTTTTGAGTACATTTGACAAGGATGATTATATCGGTATTTTACAGTCTATTGACAAAGTTGACGATTCTGTAAACTACTATTTACAAGAGAAAAACTTTGAAAAAACGATGCAGAGGTATAACGGATAA
- the mfd gene encoding transcription-repair coupling factor: MVTLLDLFSENDQIKKWHQSLTDKKRQLILGLSTSTKALAIASSLEKEDKIVLLTSTYGEAEGLVSDLISILGEELVYPFLVDDSPMVEFLMSSQEKIISRVEALRFLTDSSKRGILVCNIAASRLFLPSPTGFKESIIKIVVGEEYDQNALMHQLKEIGYRKVTQVQTQGEFSLRGDILDIFEISQLEPYRIEFFGDEVDGIRSFEVETQLSKENKTELTIFPASDILLREKDYQRGQSALEKQISKTLSPILKSYLEEILSSFHQKQIHSDSRKFSSLCYEKTWTVFDYIEKDIPIFFDDYQKLMNQYEIFERELAQYFTEELQNSKAFSEMQYFADTEQIYKKQSPVTFFSNLQKGLGNLKFDQIYQFNQYPMQEFFNQFSFLKEEIERYKKMDYTIILQSSNSMGSKALEDMLEEYQIKLDSRNKSIICKESVNLIEGNLRHGFHFVDEKILVITEHEIFQKKLKRRFRRQHVSNAERLKDYNELEKGDYVVHHIHGIGQYLGIETIEIKGIHRDYVSVQYQSGDKISIPVEQIHLLSKYVSSDGKAPKLNKLNDGHFKKAKQKVKNQVEDIADDLIKLYSERSQLKGYAFSADDEDQHAFDDAFPYVETDDQLRSIEEIKRDMQSSQPMDRLLVGDVGFGKTEVAMRAAFKAVNDHKQVVVLVPTTVLAQQHYTNFKERFQNFAVNIDVLSRFKSKKEQTETLEKLKNGQVDILIGTHRVLSKDVVFADLGLMIIDEEQRFGVKHKETLKELKKQVDVLTLTATPIPRTLHMSMLGIRDLSVIETPPTNRYPVQTYVLEKNESVIRDAVLREMERGGQVYYLYNKVDTIDQKVSELQELIPEASVGYVHGRMSEIQLENTLLDFIEGQYDILVTTTIIETGVDIPNANTLFVENADYMGLSTLYQLRGRVGRSNRIAYAYLMYRPEKSISEVSEKRLEAIKGFTELGSGFKIAMRDLSIRGAGNLLGKSQSGFIDSVGFELYSQLLEEAIAKRNGNANANTRTKGNAELILQIDAYLPDTYISDQRHKIEIYKKIRQIDNRVNYEELQEELIDRFGEYPDVVAYLLEIGLVKSYLDKVFVQRVERKDNKITVQFEKVTQRLFLAQDYFKALSATNLKAVIAENKGLMELVFDVQNKKDYEILEGLLIFGESLLEIKESKKENSI, from the coding sequence ATGGTGACCTTATTAGATTTATTCTCAGAAAATGATCAGATAAAAAAATGGCATCAAAGTTTAACAGATAAGAAAAGACAACTAATACTTGGTTTATCAACGTCTACTAAAGCTCTTGCAATTGCAAGTAGTCTAGAAAAAGAAGATAAGATTGTGTTATTGACGTCCACTTATGGAGAAGCAGAAGGACTTGTTAGTGATCTTATCTCTATCTTGGGTGAGGAACTTGTTTATCCATTTTTGGTAGATGATTCCCCTATGGTCGAGTTTTTGATGTCTTCACAAGAAAAAATCATCTCACGGGTTGAAGCCTTACGTTTTTTGACTGATTCATCTAAGAGAGGGATTTTAGTTTGTAATATCGCAGCAAGTCGATTGTTTTTACCTTCTCCGACTGGATTTAAAGAAAGCATTATAAAAATTGTAGTTGGTGAAGAATATGACCAAAACGCACTTATGCATCAGTTAAAGGAAATTGGCTATCGAAAAGTTACGCAAGTACAAACTCAAGGCGAATTTAGTCTGCGAGGAGATATTTTAGATATTTTTGAAATATCCCAGTTAGAACCTTACCGAATTGAGTTTTTTGGTGATGAAGTCGATGGTATTAGATCATTTGAAGTCGAAACACAATTATCGAAAGAAAATAAGACAGAACTCACAATCTTTCCAGCTAGCGACATACTTTTGAGAGAAAAGGATTATCAACGAGGACAGTCAGCTTTAGAAAAACAAATTTCAAAAACGTTATCACCGATTTTGAAATCCTATCTAGAAGAAATTCTTTCAAGTTTTCACCAAAAACAAATACATTCAGATTCACGGAAGTTTTCATCTTTGTGCTATGAAAAGACATGGACTGTCTTTGATTATATTGAAAAAGACATACCAATATTCTTTGATGATTATCAGAAATTGATGAATCAGTATGAAATATTTGAAAGAGAACTAGCACAATACTTTACAGAAGAATTACAGAATAGTAAAGCATTTTCTGAGATGCAGTATTTTGCAGATACAGAGCAAATCTATAAAAAACAGAGTCCGGTTACCTTTTTCTCTAATCTACAAAAAGGGTTAGGAAATCTCAAGTTTGACCAAATTTATCAATTTAATCAATATCCTATGCAGGAGTTTTTCAATCAATTTTCTTTTCTAAAAGAAGAAATTGAGAGATACAAAAAAATGGATTACACCATTATTCTGCAGTCTAGCAATTCAATGGGAAGTAAGGCATTGGAGGATATGTTAGAGGAATATCAGATTAAATTGGATTCTAGAAATAAGTCAATCATTTGTAAAGAATCTGTAAACTTAATCGAGGGCAATCTCAGACATGGTTTTCATTTTGTAGATGAAAAAATTCTGGTGATCACTGAACATGAGATTTTTCAAAAGAAATTAAAACGTCGTTTTCGAAGACAACATGTTTCAAATGCAGAGCGCTTAAAAGATTATAATGAACTTGAAAAAGGGGACTACGTTGTTCACCATATTCATGGAATTGGTCAATACCTAGGAATTGAAACCATTGAAATCAAAGGAATTCACCGCGATTATGTCAGTGTCCAATACCAAAGTGGAGATAAAATCTCTATCCCAGTAGAACAGATTCATCTACTGTCTAAATATGTTTCAAGTGATGGGAAAGCTCCAAAACTCAATAAATTAAATGATGGTCATTTTAAAAAAGCCAAGCAAAAAGTTAAGAACCAGGTAGAGGATATAGCAGACGATTTAATTAAACTCTATTCTGAGCGTAGTCAGTTGAAAGGTTATGCTTTTTCAGCTGATGATGAGGATCAACATGCTTTTGATGATGCCTTCCCTTATGTTGAAACGGATGATCAACTTCGTAGTATTGAGGAAATCAAAAGAGATATGCAGTCTTCTCAGCCAATGGATCGACTTTTAGTTGGGGATGTTGGTTTTGGAAAGACTGAAGTTGCAATGCGTGCAGCCTTTAAGGCTGTCAATGATCACAAACAGGTTGTCGTTCTAGTTCCTACGACAGTTTTAGCGCAACAGCACTATACGAATTTTAAGGAACGATTCCAAAATTTTGCTGTTAATATTGATGTGTTGAGCCGCTTTAAAAGTAAAAAAGAGCAGACTGAAACACTTGAAAAATTAAAAAATGGTCAAGTTGATATTTTGATTGGAACCCATCGTGTTTTGTCAAAAGATGTTGTGTTTGCTGATTTGGGCTTGATGATTATTGATGAGGAACAGCGATTTGGTGTCAAGCATAAGGAAACTTTGAAAGAGTTAAAGAAACAAGTGGATGTCCTAACCTTGACCGCTACTCCAATCCCTCGTACCCTCCATATGTCTATGCTGGGAATCAGAGATTTGTCTGTTATTGAAACTCCGCCGACTAATCGTTATCCAGTGCAAACATATGTTTTGGAAAAGAATGAGAGTGTCATTCGTGATGCTGTTTTGCGTGAAATGGAGCGTGGAGGTCAAGTTTACTACCTTTACAACAAAGTTGACACGATTGACCAGAAGGTTTCAGAATTACAGGAGTTGATTCCAGAGGCTTCGGTTGGTTATGTTCATGGTCGAATGAGTGAAATCCAGTTGGAAAATACTCTACTAGACTTTATTGAGGGACAATACGATATCTTGGTGACGACTACCATTATTGAGACAGGGGTGGACATTCCAAATGCTAATACTTTATTTGTTGAAAATGCGGATTATATGGGCTTGTCAACCTTGTATCAGTTAAGAGGAAGAGTTGGTCGTAGTAATCGTATTGCTTATGCCTATCTCATGTATCGTCCAGAAAAATCAATTAGTGAAGTCTCTGAAAAGAGATTAGAAGCGATTAAAGGATTTACAGAATTGGGATCCGGATTTAAGATTGCTATGCGAGATCTTTCGATTCGTGGAGCAGGGAATCTCCTAGGAAAATCCCAGTCTGGTTTCATTGATTCTGTTGGTTTTGAATTGTATTCGCAGTTATTAGAGGAAGCTATTGCTAAACGAAACGGTAATGCTAATGCTAACACAAGAACCAAAGGGAATGCTGAGTTGATTTTGCAAATTGATGCCTATCTTCCTGATACTTATATTTCTGATCAACGACATAAGATTGAAATTTACAAGAAAATTCGTCAAATTGACAACCGTGTCAATTATGAAGAGTTACAAGAGGAGTTGATAGATCGTTTTGGAGAATACCCAGATGTAGTAGCCTATCTTTTAGAGATTGGTTTAGTCAAGTCATATTTGGACAAGGTCTTTGTTCAACGTGTGGAAAGAAAAGATAATAAAATTACAGTTCAATTTGAAAAAGTCACTCAACGATTGTTTTTAGCTCAAGATTATTTTAAAGCTTTATCCGCAACGAACTTAAAAGCAGTCATCGCTGAGAATAAGGGGTTAATGGAGCTTGTATTTGATGTCCAAAATAAGAAAGATTATGAAATTTTAGAAGGTCTGCTGATTTTTGGAGAAAGTTTATTAGAGATAAAAGAGTCTAAGAAAGAAAATTCCATTTGA
- a CDS encoding RNA-binding S4 domain-containing protein: MRLDKYLKVSRIIKRRTVAKEVADKGRIKVNGILAKSSTDLKVNDQVEIRFGNKLLLVKVLEMKDSTKKEDAAGMYEIISETRVEENV, from the coding sequence ATGAGATTAGACAAATATTTAAAAGTATCGCGAATTATCAAGCGTCGTACAGTCGCAAAAGAAGTAGCAGATAAAGGCAGAATCAAGGTGAATGGAATCTTGGCCAAAAGTTCAACGGATTTGAAAGTTAATGACCAAGTTGAAATTCGTTTTGGCAATAAGTTGCTACTTGTCAAAGTACTAGAGATGAAAGATAGTACAAAAAAAGAAGATGCAGCAGGCATGTATGAAATTATCAGTGAAACACGGGTAGAAGAAAATGTCTAA
- a CDS encoding septum formation initiator family protein, translated as MSKNIVQLNNSFIQNEYQRRRYLMKERQKRNRFMGWVLILIMLLFILPTFNLAQSYQQLLQRRQQLADLQTQYQTLSDEKDKETAFATKLKDEDYAAKYTRAKYYYSKSREIVYTIPDLLQR; from the coding sequence ATGTCTAAAAATATCGTACAATTGAATAATTCTTTTATTCAAAATGAATATCAACGTCGTCGCTACCTGATGAAAGAACGACAAAAACGGAATCGTTTTATGGGGTGGGTATTGATTTTGATTATGCTATTATTTATCTTGCCAACTTTTAATTTAGCGCAGAGTTATCAGCAATTACTCCAAAGACGTCAGCAATTAGCAGACTTGCAAACTCAGTATCAAACTTTGAGTGATGAAAAGGATAAGGAGACAGCATTTGCTACCAAGTTGAAAGATGAGGATTATGCTGCCAAATATACACGAGCGAAGTACTATTATTCTAAGTCGAGGGAAATAGTTTATACGATTCCTGACTTGCTTCAAAGGTGA
- a CDS encoding SP_0009 family protein: MENLLDVIEQFLSLSDEKLEELADKNQLLRLQEEKERKNA; this comes from the coding sequence ATGGAAAATTTACTAGACGTAATTGAGCAATTTTTGAGTTTATCAGATGAAAAGCTGGAAGAGTTGGCTGATAAAAATCAATTATTGCGTTTACAAGAAGAAAAGGAAAGGAAGAATGCGTAA
- a CDS encoding serine hydrolase produces MRKFLIILLLPSFLTISKVVSTEKEVVYTSKEIYYLSQSDFGIYFREKLSSPMVYGEVPVYANEDLVVESGKLTPKTSFQITEWRLNKQGIPVFKLSNHQFIAADKRFLYDQSEVTPTIKKVWLESDFKLYNSPYDVKEVKSSLSAYSQVSIDKTMFVEGREFLHIDQAGWVDKESTSEEDNRMSKVQEMLSEKYQKDSFSIYVKQLTTGKEAGINQDEKMYAASVLKLPYLYYAQEKINEGLYQLDTTVKYVSSVNDFPGSYKPEGSGSLPKKEDNKEYSLKDLITKVSKESDNVAHNILGYYISNQSDSTFKSKMSAIMGDDWDPKEKLISSKMAGKVMEAIYNQNGFVLESLTKTDFDNQRIAKGVSVKVAHKIGDADEFKHDTGVVYADSPFILSIFTKNSDYDTISQIAKDVYEVLK; encoded by the coding sequence ATGCGTAAATTCTTAATTATTTTGTTGCTACCAAGTTTTTTGACCATTTCAAAAGTTGTTAGTACAGAAAAAGAAGTCGTCTATACTTCGAAAGAAATTTATTACCTTTCACAATCTGACTTTGGTATTTATTTTAGAGAAAAATTAAGTTCTCCCATGGTTTATGGAGAGGTTCCTGTTTATGCGAATGAAGATTTAGTAGTGGAATCTGGAAAATTGACTCCCAAAACAAGTTTTCAAATAACTGAGTGGCGCTTAAATAAACAAGGAATTCCGGTATTTAAGCTATCAAATCATCAATTTATAGCTGCGGACAAACGATTTTTATATGATCAATCAGAGGTAACTCCAACAATAAAAAAAGTATGGTTAGAATCTGATTTTAAACTGTACAATAGTCCTTATGATGTAAAAGAAGTGAAATCATCCTTATCAGCTTATTCGCAAGTATCAATTGACAAGACAATGTTTGTAGAAGGAAGAGAATTTTTACATATTGATCAGGCTGGATGGGTAGATAAGGAATCCACTTCTGAAGAAGATAATCGGATGAGTAAAGTTCAAGAAATGTTATCTGAAAAATATCAGAAGGATTCATTCTCTATTTATGTTAAGCAACTGACTACTGGAAAAGAAGCTGGTATCAATCAAGATGAAAAGATGTATGCAGCTAGTGTTTTGAAACTCCCTTATCTCTATTATGCGCAAGAAAAAATAAATGAGGGTCTTTATCAGTTAGATACGACTGTAAAATACGTATCATCAGTCAATGATTTTCCAGGTTCTTATAAACCAGAGGGAAGTGGTAGTCTTCCTAAAAAAGAGGATAATAAAGAGTATTCTCTCAAGGACTTAATCACAAAAGTATCTAAAGAATCTGATAATGTAGCTCATAATATATTGGGTTATTATATTTCAAACCAATCTGATTCCACATTCAAATCCAAGATGTCTGCCATTATGGGAGATGATTGGGATCCAAAAGAAAAATTGATTTCTTCCAAGATGGCTGGGAAGGTCATGGAAGCTATTTATAATCAAAATGGATTTGTGCTAGAGTCTTTGACTAAAACAGATTTTGATAATCAGCGAATTGCCAAAGGTGTTTCTGTGAAGGTAGCTCATAAAATTGGGGATGCGGACGAATTTAAGCATGATACGGGTGTTGTCTATGCAGATTCTCCATTTATTCTTTCTATTTTCACTAAAAATTCTGATTATGATACAATTTCTCAGATAGCTAAGGATGTTTATGAGGTTCTAAAATGA
- the tilS gene encoding tRNA lysidine(34) synthetase TilS, translating to MREQDFLNHFLKKGYFKKHAKVVLALSGGLDSMFLFKVLSTYQKELEIELILAHVNHKQRVESDWEEQKLRKLAAEAELPIYISNFSGEFSEARARHFRYDFFQEVMKKTGATALVTAHHADDQVETILMRLIRGTRLRYLSGIKEKQVVGEIEIIRPFLHFQKKDFPSIFHFEDISNKKNHYFRNRIRNSYLPELEKENPRFRDAILSLGNEILDYDLAIAELSKNIDVENLEQLLSYSESTQRVLLQTYLNRFPDLNLTKAQFEEVRQILKSKSQYRNLLKNGYELIKEYQWFKICKISPQSDEKEDELVLHYQNQVSYQGYLFSFGLPLEGESIQRIPVSRETSIHIRHRKRGDFLIQNGHRKKLRRLFIDLKIPMEKRKSALIIEQFSEIVSILGIATSNLSKNTKNDIMNTVLYIEKIDR from the coding sequence ATGAGGGAACAAGATTTTTTAAATCATTTTCTCAAGAAGGGATATTTCAAAAAGCATGCTAAAGTAGTGTTAGCTCTTTCTGGTGGATTAGATTCTATGTTTCTATTTAAGGTATTGTCTACTTATCAAAAAGAGTTAGAAATTGAACTGATTTTAGCTCATGTGAATCATAAGCAGAGAGTAGAATCAGATTGGGAAGAACAGAAATTAAGGAAGTTGGCTGCTGAAGCAGAGCTTCCTATTTATATCAGCAATTTTTCAGGAGAATTTTCAGAAGCGCGGGCTCGACATTTTCGTTATGATTTTTTTCAAGAGGTCATGAAAAAGACTGGTGCGACAGCCTTGGTCACTGCCCACCATGCTGATGATCAGGTGGAAACGATTTTGATGCGATTGATTCGAGGTACTCGTTTGCGCTATCTATCAGGAATTAAGGAGAAGCAAGTAGTAGGAGAGATAGAAATCATTCGGCCCTTCTTGCATTTTCAGAAAAAAGACTTTCCATCAATTTTTCACTTTGAAGATATATCAAATAAGAAAAATCATTATTTTCGCAATCGTATTCGAAATTCTTATTTACCAGAATTAGAAAAAGAAAATCCTCGATTTAGAGATGCAATCTTAAGCCTCGGCAATGAAATTTTAGATTATGATTTGGCAATAGCTGAATTATCAAAGAATATTGATGTAGAAAATTTAGAGCAGCTATTGTCTTACTCTGAGTCTACACAAAGAGTTTTACTTCAAACTTATCTGAATCGTTTTCCAGATTTGAATCTCACAAAAGCTCAGTTTGAAGAAGTTCGGCAGATTTTAAAATCTAAAAGCCAGTATCGTAATTTACTTAAAAATGGCTATGAATTGATAAAAGAGTACCAATGGTTTAAGATTTGTAAAATCAGTCCTCAGTCTGATGAAAAGGAAGATGAACTTGTGTTACACTATCAAAATCAGGTATCTTATCAAGGATATTTATTTTCCTTTGGACTTCCTTTAGAAGGTGAATCAATTCAGCGAATACCTGTTTCACGGGAAACATCCATACACATTCGTCATCGAAAAAGAGGAGATTTTTTGATTCAAAATGGGCATAGAAAAAAACTAAGACGTCTATTTATTGATTTGAAAATCCCTATGGAAAAGCGAAAATCTGCCCTGATTATTGAGCAATTTAGTGAAATTGTTTCAATTTTGGGAATTGCGACCAGTAATTTGAGTAAAAACACGAAAAATGATATAATGAACACTGTACTTTATATAGAAAAAATAGATAGGTAA
- the hpt gene encoding hypoxanthine phosphoribosyltransferase, which produces MLENDIKKILVSHDEITEAAKKLGAQLTKDYAGKNPILVGILKGSIPFMAELVKHIDTHIEMDFMMVSSYHGGTASSGVINIKQDVTQDIKGRHVLFVEDIIDTGQTLKNLRDMFIEREAASVNIATLLDKPEGRVVEIEADYTCFTIPNEFVVGYGLDYKENYRNLPYVGVLKEEVYSN; this is translated from the coding sequence ATGTTAGAAAACGATATTAAAAAAATCCTCGTTTCACACGATGAAATTACAGAAGCTGCTAAAAAATTAGGTGCTCAGTTAACTAAGGACTATGCAGGAAAAAATCCAATCTTAGTTGGAATTTTAAAAGGATCTATTCCTTTTATGGCTGAATTGGTTAAGCATATCGATACACATATTGAAATGGACTTCATGATGGTTTCTAGCTATCATGGTGGAACAGCAAGTAGTGGTGTCATCAATATCAAGCAAGATGTGACTCAAGATATCAAAGGAAGACATGTTCTATTTGTAGAGGATATCATTGATACAGGTCAAACTTTGAAGAATTTGCGAGATATGTTTATTGAAAGAGAAGCTGCTTCTGTTAACATTGCAACTTTGTTGGATAAACCAGAAGGACGTGTTGTAGAAATTGAGGCAGACTATACCTGTTTTACTATCCCAAATGAGTTTGTAGTAGGTTATGGTTTAGACTACAAAGAAAACTATCGTAACCTTCCTTATGTTGGAGTATTGAAAGAAGAAGTGTATTCAAATTAG